The DNA segment GAAGTGCTAGCTTTTATTGCAGACAAGGCAGCTGAAATTGGTATCACAACTAATTCAGCGCAAGTAGAGCGAGATTTATGGGCCCGCGAAAAAGAGTACGCAACAGCAGTGCAACAATTAATCGCAATTCCACATGCGAAAACAGAGGCGATATCGGAAGCAAAACTACTTTTTATTCGTTTGGTTGACCCGATTGATTGGGAGTCAAATGAAGGTTTTCAAGCACAAGCCATTTTTGCGATATTAGTTCCAGCAAGTGAGGCAAGTCAGCAACATCTGAAAATTTTATCAAGTGTGGCTGTGAATTTACTAGAAGAAGCGTTTCAAGAACAAATTTTAACAATTCAAACGGAACACGAACTGATGAATTACTTAAAAGATAATTTGGAAGGAGAATTGATATGAAAGTTGTAGGAGTTACGTCATGTATCGCAGGACTCGCGCACACACCAATGGCAGCAAAAGCATTAGAAAAAGCGGGAGTGAAATTAGGACACGATGTCAAAATTGAACAACAAGGAGCAATGGGCACAATTGACGAAATCACACCAGCTGAAGTGAGCGCAGCAGATGTTGTCATTATTGCGGCAGATAAAGTGATTGATGGAGAAGATCGTTTCAAAGGAAAACCAGTTGTTCGAGTAAAAATTGGGCAATGTGTTGCAAACGGGGAAGCGGTGTTAAGTAAAGTAGTTGCAGCAATTGAAGCACGTAATCAAAAGGAGGCTAATTAAGTCATGAAAGGGAAATTAAACGAAGCAAAAGATCACTTAATGTCAGGAATATCGTATGCACTTCCAGTCATTATTGCTGGCTCGCTTGTTGTAGCTGTTGCAAAATTAATTGGGATTATTGGCGGAGTAACTAATCTAGATGCTTATGCTGATGCCAGCGGATTTTATCATTACGTTTATCTATTTCAGAATGTAGGTTGGG comes from the Listeria welshimeri serovar 6b str. SLCC5334 genome and includes:
- a CDS encoding PTS sugar transporter subunit IIA codes for the protein MIVSEEQLFLNQHLSTKAEVLAFIADKAAEIGITTNSAQVERDLWAREKEYATAVQQLIAIPHAKTEAISEAKLLFIRLVDPIDWESNEGFQAQAIFAILVPASEASQQHLKILSSVAVNLLEEAFQEQILTIQTEHELMNYLKDNLEGELI
- a CDS encoding PTS fructose transporter subunit IIB; protein product: MKVVGVTSCIAGLAHTPMAAKALEKAGVKLGHDVKIEQQGAMGTIDEITPAEVSAADVVIIAADKVIDGEDRFKGKPVVRVKIGQCVANGEAVLSKVVAAIEARNQKEAN